From Bacillus oleivorans, the proteins below share one genomic window:
- a CDS encoding AAA family ATPase, with translation MLIKEIIIYQYGKWIDSHFQDIPSFMLFQGENEAGKSTLTSFILSILFGFPTKRDDRFKAAASSELGGALLISCPTHGEFRIERIYGKKEVTVLFEDGTVKDEEWLKKWLGGIDRSLYEQIYFFDLDGLQNVHKIQAEDITRYLLSASTIGSERLFQAENELIKEQETLFKPQGRNPVINQKLSQLAELDTKVKEKKRELDQYDQLLQERMKLIEKESDLKQELIANSKELEYEMAWLTTIPLVIKEYKLTEKLEEYDSLSFPENGLDRWKEWSHALKPLIAQEVSLKDQLEQAENKLSMLGEPILIKEKNKLEALLNQSPLFSRDLERIGELHSKLKYVEEGLQENRQFLGISDFDSFQWNPSSIKEAEIQLEKWNHLQKLYDEKDNKHKLEQQRKNISMEKLNQLENEILSPPELELEEGMLIEWETIKSIENEKKTIRAEISLIEQEKEKFNKNRHDTRKIESVLIGLVSLISLAGLTVSIRQNQWLIAFICGLLFVTVGVTFLYLKQNRSNQTSESNRYSLLKERLRQLENEEMDFTCTEERFFEAREKINGNQRVIEEMKEIQTAVKEQGWYAGELDKERLDVLKQLRSIELSLLDLFQSNTGKLEVNIDRLSVDLPLIQVIYHHLKEKSRLEEEIQEIENRMKPIQNSLQDWAKKLQLKGAYSELFGLLKDQLEREREQEQSRKFLQEGINEIRQQLKKIQAEKGLVTEELSFLLKKADCEDEESYLKKGFKLEEKLKLLNQLEAVQDQLNLTRFSEEERKHRNLDQEISKSLIFTLEEKEKAFLEELEHIRKQVATVDYQLKQMEEGGAYIDLLHQFYQEKYSFQETAKAWSVYTIARSFLQKAMVQFKEGTFPKVLRNAESIFKTLTNENYERIRFSSDNDELSVLHTSGKWFPAAALSQATKEQVYVAIRLGLIEALYPTLSLPIIIDDSFVNFDTNRVAKVMDTLQGFSGRHQVIVFSCHPEMTQYFPKDHIVELSKFQPIR, from the coding sequence TTGTTAATTAAAGAGATTATTATTTATCAATATGGAAAGTGGATAGACAGCCACTTTCAAGACATCCCTTCATTTATGCTTTTTCAAGGCGAAAACGAGGCAGGAAAGTCAACGCTTACTTCATTTATTTTAAGTATATTGTTTGGCTTTCCTACAAAAAGAGACGATCGTTTTAAAGCAGCAGCCTCGTCCGAATTGGGTGGAGCTCTCTTGATTAGCTGTCCCACACATGGTGAGTTTCGAATTGAAAGGATATATGGAAAAAAAGAAGTTACCGTTCTATTTGAAGATGGAACCGTAAAAGATGAAGAATGGCTTAAAAAATGGCTAGGCGGGATCGACCGCAGTCTTTATGAGCAGATTTATTTCTTTGATTTAGATGGACTGCAAAATGTCCATAAAATACAGGCAGAGGATATTACCCGATATTTGCTTTCAGCTAGTACAATTGGTTCCGAAAGACTCTTTCAGGCAGAAAATGAATTGATCAAGGAGCAAGAGACTCTTTTTAAACCGCAAGGCCGCAATCCAGTCATAAACCAAAAACTGTCTCAGCTTGCAGAGCTAGATACCAAAGTAAAAGAGAAGAAAAGGGAATTAGATCAGTATGACCAGCTTTTACAAGAAAGAATGAAATTAATAGAAAAAGAATCTGATTTAAAACAAGAATTAATAGCGAACTCAAAAGAGCTGGAATATGAAATGGCCTGGTTAACAACGATTCCTCTTGTTATTAAAGAATATAAACTGACCGAGAAATTAGAAGAATATGATTCTCTATCTTTCCCTGAAAATGGGCTGGACCGGTGGAAAGAGTGGAGTCATGCATTAAAACCGTTAATCGCCCAGGAAGTTTCCTTAAAGGATCAGTTAGAACAAGCAGAAAATAAATTAAGCATGCTTGGAGAGCCTATTCTTATTAAGGAAAAAAATAAGTTAGAAGCGCTGCTCAATCAATCTCCTTTATTTTCGCGGGACTTGGAGAGAATAGGAGAGCTGCACAGTAAGTTGAAATATGTAGAAGAAGGTCTTCAAGAAAATAGGCAATTCCTTGGTATTTCAGATTTTGATTCTTTTCAATGGAATCCTTCTTCAATTAAAGAGGCAGAAATACAGCTAGAAAAATGGAATCATCTGCAAAAGCTATATGATGAAAAGGATAATAAGCACAAGCTAGAACAGCAAAGAAAGAACATCTCTATGGAAAAGCTGAATCAGCTTGAAAACGAAATTCTTAGTCCCCCTGAGTTAGAGCTGGAAGAAGGCATGCTTATTGAATGGGAGACGATAAAGTCCATCGAAAATGAGAAAAAAACAATTAGAGCGGAAATTTCATTAATCGAGCAAGAAAAAGAAAAATTCAATAAAAATAGACATGATACGAGAAAGATTGAGAGTGTGTTAATCGGACTTGTTTCCTTAATCAGTTTAGCTGGTTTGACTGTGTCTATTAGACAGAATCAATGGCTGATTGCTTTTATCTGCGGACTCTTGTTTGTCACAGTTGGTGTAACATTTTTATATCTAAAGCAAAACCGCTCAAATCAAACGAGTGAGAGTAACCGATATTCGCTTCTTAAGGAACGTTTAAGGCAATTAGAAAATGAGGAAATGGATTTTACATGTACGGAGGAACGATTTTTTGAAGCCAGAGAAAAAATCAATGGAAACCAAAGAGTAATCGAGGAAATGAAAGAAATTCAAACCGCTGTAAAAGAACAAGGCTGGTATGCAGGCGAACTGGATAAGGAGCGGTTAGACGTACTTAAACAGCTTCGATCTATTGAATTATCACTTCTTGACCTTTTTCAGTCCAATACAGGAAAACTGGAGGTAAATATAGACAGGCTTTCTGTTGACCTTCCACTTATCCAGGTGATTTACCACCATCTAAAAGAAAAGAGCAGACTAGAAGAGGAAATACAAGAGATAGAAAATAGAATGAAACCGATTCAAAACAGTTTACAGGATTGGGCAAAAAAGCTTCAGTTAAAAGGAGCTTATTCGGAACTGTTTGGATTGTTAAAGGACCAATTAGAAAGAGAAAGAGAGCAAGAGCAATCAAGAAAGTTTCTGCAAGAGGGAATAAACGAAATCAGACAGCAGCTTAAAAAAATCCAAGCTGAAAAAGGTTTAGTGACAGAAGAACTCTCCTTTTTACTAAAAAAAGCAGATTGTGAGGACGAAGAATCCTATTTGAAAAAAGGATTTAAATTGGAAGAGAAATTGAAACTTCTGAACCAATTAGAAGCTGTGCAAGACCAGTTAAATCTAACCCGTTTTTCGGAAGAGGAACGAAAACATAGAAATTTAGATCAAGAAATCTCCAAATCCCTAATTTTTACACTTGAAGAAAAAGAAAAGGCCTTTTTAGAAGAGCTTGAGCATATTCGTAAACAAGTGGCTACGGTAGACTATCAGCTGAAACAAATGGAGGAAGGGGGCGCATATATCGACCTTCTTCATCAGTTTTATCAGGAAAAGTATTCATTTCAGGAAACCGCCAAAGCCTGGTCTGTTTATACGATTGCCAGAAGTTTTCTTCAGAAGGCGATGGTTCAATTCAAGGAAGGAACATTTCCGAAGGTTTTACGTAATGCCGAATCTATTTTTAAAACGTTAACCAATGAAAATTATGAAAGAATACGGTTTTCTTCGGACAATGATGAATTATCGGTCCTTCATACTTCAGGTAAATGGTTCCCTGCCGCTGCCCTGAGCCAGGCGACGAAAGAACAGGTGTATGTAGCCATTCGTTTGGGGCTAATCGAAGCCCTTTATCCTACTTTATCATTACCGATTATTATCGATGATAGTTTTGTCAATTTTGACACTAATCGTGTGGCAAAGGTGATGGACACATTACAAGGATTTAGCGGACGTCATCAGGTTATTGTTTTTTCGTGCCATCCTGAAATGACACAGTATTTTCCAAAAGATCACATCGTTGAATTAAGTAAATTTCAACCTATAAGATGA
- the yhaM gene encoding 3'-5' exoribonuclease YhaM, translated as MSKGITFTDVGEQVEQFLLIKSVTKGTTNTGKPFLTLILQDKSGEIEAKLWDATDTDEEAFVQEAIVKVVGDVHSYRGKNQLKIRQIRKATVQDGVSISDFLETAPLEQDEMMSKITQYIFEMKNPNIQRITRHLLKKHQQSFLQFPAATKNHHEFVSGLAFHVVSMLDLAKSLCQLYPSLDRDLLYAGIILHDLGKTTELSGPISPSYTITGQLLGHITIMVNEIGQAAEELGIIGEEVTVLQHLVLSHHGKPEWGSPKQPMIREAELLHYIDNIDAKMNMLDRALSRTKPGEFSERVFALDNRSFYKPTFIK; from the coding sequence ATGTCAAAAGGAATCACGTTCACAGATGTAGGGGAACAGGTAGAGCAGTTCCTCCTGATTAAAAGCGTAACAAAAGGAACAACGAACACAGGGAAGCCTTTTTTGACTTTAATTTTACAAGATAAAAGCGGGGAAATTGAAGCAAAGCTATGGGATGCAACAGATACTGATGAAGAAGCATTTGTTCAGGAAGCAATTGTTAAAGTAGTTGGAGATGTTCATAGCTACAGAGGAAAAAATCAACTAAAAATAAGGCAAATCAGGAAGGCAACCGTGCAAGATGGAGTATCGATTTCAGACTTTTTAGAGACAGCACCTCTCGAACAGGATGAAATGATGTCAAAGATTACACAATACATCTTTGAAATGAAAAACCCAAATATTCAGCGGATTACAAGACATCTTTTGAAAAAACATCAGCAGAGCTTTTTACAATTTCCTGCAGCCACTAAAAACCACCACGAGTTTGTTTCCGGACTAGCCTTTCATGTCGTATCTATGTTGGACCTTGCCAAAAGCTTATGTCAGCTGTATCCTTCGCTCGATCGTGATTTACTCTATGCAGGTATTATCCTTCATGATTTAGGCAAAACAACAGAACTTTCAGGGCCCATCTCACCCTCCTATACGATCACAGGACAGCTTCTTGGACATATAACGATTATGGTCAATGAAATCGGACAAGCCGCAGAAGAATTAGGAATAATAGGGGAAGAGGTAACCGTCCTTCAGCATTTGGTATTATCCCATCATGGGAAGCCTGAATGGGGAAGTCCGAAACAGCCGATGATCCGCGAAGCGGAGCTGCTTCATTATATTGATAACATCGATGCCAAAATGAACATGCTCGACCGCGCACTATCTCGAACAAAGCCAGGAGAATTTTCAGAGCGGGTATTTGCACTAGATAATCGTTCCTTCTATAAGCCAACGTTCATCAAGTAA
- a CDS encoding sporulation YhaL family protein, with the protein MDWTTYEGVDNLDVPFWVILIVIGIIVSGIMTVKAGKDEQKEEEAFIEKEGEIFLERMEKEKERKQQVSSS; encoded by the coding sequence ATGGATTGGACAACCTATGAAGGAGTGGATAACTTGGACGTCCCTTTTTGGGTAATTCTTATTGTGATTGGGATTATCGTAAGTGGCATCATGACGGTAAAAGCAGGGAAAGATGAACAGAAAGAAGAGGAAGCGTTTATCGAAAAAGAAGGGGAAATCTTTCTTGAGCGAATGGAAAAGGAAAAAGAGAGAAAACAGCAGGTTTCCTCTTCTTAA
- a CDS encoding peptidylprolyl isomerase, whose protein sequence is MKKWMKTFLLFGALALVLTACADEGQEEQEGKEDNSEAVVEFEGGTVTKDELYNEMKSTMGDQALQTLVQEKVLSEKFKVSDEKINEQLDPIKEQFGENFEMALQSSGFQNEEEFRRAIKLDLLRQEAAMSQVTDEDLETFYNEEWAPPRNVRHILVEDEATANEVKQKLKEGGDFAELAKEYSTDPGSKENGGDLGEVSKGQMLPEFEEAAFSLKVNEISDPVQSQYGYHIIEVTAAPEKPAFEDAKEDVIEGYKTAKLDQATIQAAVDKVLADAKIDVKDEDFQALFENTEEK, encoded by the coding sequence ATGAAAAAATGGATGAAGACCTTTTTACTTTTTGGAGCTTTAGCATTAGTGCTGACTGCATGTGCAGATGAAGGGCAAGAAGAGCAAGAAGGAAAAGAAGATAACTCAGAAGCAGTAGTAGAATTTGAAGGCGGTACTGTTACAAAGGACGAGCTATACAATGAAATGAAAAGTACAATGGGTGATCAAGCATTACAAACGCTTGTTCAAGAAAAAGTATTAAGTGAAAAATTTAAAGTATCCGATGAAAAAATCAATGAACAATTAGATCCGATTAAAGAACAATTTGGCGAAAACTTTGAAATGGCTTTACAATCCAGCGGATTTCAAAACGAAGAAGAATTTCGCCGTGCGATTAAACTAGACTTACTTCGTCAAGAGGCTGCTATGAGTCAGGTCACTGATGAAGACCTGGAAACATTCTATAATGAAGAATGGGCTCCTCCAAGAAATGTTCGCCACATTTTAGTAGAAGATGAAGCTACGGCCAATGAAGTAAAACAGAAGCTTAAAGAAGGCGGAGATTTTGCTGAGTTAGCGAAGGAATATTCAACAGATCCTGGCAGCAAGGAAAACGGCGGAGACCTTGGTGAAGTGTCAAAAGGACAAATGCTTCCGGAATTCGAAGAAGCTGCCTTTAGCTTAAAAGTAAACGAAATTAGTGATCCAGTTCAATCACAATATGGCTACCATATTATCGAAGTTACTGCAGCACCTGAAAAGCCTGCATTTGAAGATGCTAAAGAAGATGTTATTGAAGGCTACAAAACGGCTAAATTAGATCAAGCAACAATTCAAGCTGCAGTTGATAAAGTATTGGCTGATGCGAAAATTGACGTGAAAGATGAGGATTTCCAAGCTTTATTTGAGAATACTGAAGAAAAGTAA
- a CDS encoding YjcZ family sporulation protein yields MSNGFHSGFALLVVLFILLIIVGAAYIC; encoded by the coding sequence ATGAGTAACGGTTTTCACAGTGGATTTGCTCTTCTCGTTGTGTTGTTTATTTTGTTAATTATTGTAGGGGCTGCCTATATCTGCTAA
- a CDS encoding YjcZ family sporulation protein codes for MGGGGYAGGFALIVVLFILLIIVGAAWL; via the coding sequence ATGGGTGGCGGCGGATACGCAGGAGGTTTTGCGTTAATTGTTGTGTTGTTCATCTTATTAATTATCGTAGGTGCAGCATGGCTATAA
- a CDS encoding YjcZ family sporulation protein, translating to MSGSGVYGGGFALLVVLFILLIIIGAAWIY from the coding sequence ATGTCAGGATCTGGAGTTTATGGAGGAGGCTTTGCGCTACTCGTAGTATTGTTCATCCTTCTCATTATTATTGGTGCAGCTTGGATTTACTAA
- a CDS encoding DUF3267 domain-containing protein: MHCWKSIPISRQDGFFRLVITSFLTMLLTFIVLYSIAHAFHDGVGLNDQYFAFFIFALILLYPVHKALHYLPLRILGGKCRLFINKKGQLKFRLHEPVAKNIYKLALIFPFVILTLVGIVFTLSFPQYFHYGVLLIALHTGLCVEDFIFYKNLSHTPKACLVDETEDSLEILINGLK, encoded by the coding sequence ATGCACTGCTGGAAGTCAATTCCGATATCACGTCAGGATGGTTTTTTTCGTCTGGTCATTACTTCTTTTTTAACTATGTTGCTTACGTTTATAGTTTTATATTCAATTGCCCATGCTTTTCATGACGGTGTAGGTCTGAATGACCAATATTTTGCCTTCTTTATTTTTGCTTTAATCCTTTTGTACCCGGTTCATAAGGCACTTCATTATTTGCCGTTACGAATCCTTGGGGGAAAATGTCGATTATTCATAAATAAAAAAGGGCAATTAAAATTCAGATTACATGAGCCAGTTGCTAAAAATATTTATAAACTCGCTTTAATTTTTCCTTTCGTCATTCTTACTTTGGTCGGGATTGTCTTTACTTTGTCTTTTCCTCAATATTTTCATTATGGTGTTTTACTCATTGCTCTTCACACTGGTCTTTGTGTTGAGGATTTTATCTTTTACAAAAATCTTTCGCATACGCCAAAAGCTTGTCTAGTTGATGAAACCGAGGATTCTCTTGAAATATTAATAAATGGCTTAAAATAG
- a CDS encoding HTH-type transcriptional regulator Hpr gives MADQFGSKKEAMLFSQRIAQLCKALWKSVEKDWQQWIKPYDLNINEHHILWITYHLGGASISDVAKFGVMHVSTAFNFSKKLEERGLLTFSKRENDKRNTYVQITEIGEEILLKLMDDYDPEQNSVYNGVLPLRNLYGKYPDVLEVMAIVRNIYGKDFMDIFEKSFSNLENDFYEEDGSFKKKEEKKKTEAAVSLE, from the coding sequence ATGGCAGACCAATTTGGTTCAAAAAAAGAAGCAATGTTATTTTCACAAAGAATTGCTCAATTATGCAAAGCCCTTTGGAAATCTGTCGAAAAAGACTGGCAGCAATGGATTAAGCCTTATGATTTAAACATTAATGAACACCACATATTATGGATTACGTATCATCTAGGCGGAGCTTCCATTTCAGATGTAGCTAAGTTCGGAGTCATGCATGTATCAACAGCTTTTAATTTTTCAAAAAAATTAGAAGAGCGTGGCTTATTAACATTTTCAAAAAGAGAGAATGACAAAAGGAACACATATGTTCAAATTACGGAAATAGGCGAAGAAATCCTGTTGAAACTAATGGATGATTATGATCCAGAACAAAATTCTGTTTATAACGGAGTTCTCCCATTACGAAATCTGTATGGGAAATATCCTGATGTTTTAGAGGTTATGGCTATTGTTCGGAATATCTATGGAAAAGACTTCATGGATATTTTTGAGAAATCATTTTCTAACTTAGAAAATGATTTTTATGAAGAAGATGGAAGTTTCAAGAAAAAAGAAGAAAAGAAGAAAACAGAAGCAGCAGTTTCATTGGAGTAG
- a CDS encoding YtxH domain-containing protein, with protein MKLKSLITGAIVGGILGGVTVLFTTPSSGKAIRSSIKTETKEWGNLLRNIQEKALDVRTDVLKLVSESKKAANVVQTQLKPSIEKWRHSIDPELDHFRREIEEIQQQYKRLERSVYQK; from the coding sequence ATGAAATTAAAATCATTAATAACAGGTGCGATTGTTGGCGGAATCCTAGGCGGAGTTACGGTTTTATTTACCACCCCAAGCTCTGGCAAGGCGATTCGTTCATCCATAAAGACGGAAACAAAGGAATGGGGAAATCTCCTCAGAAACATCCAAGAAAAAGCACTAGATGTTAGAACAGACGTTTTAAAACTAGTCTCAGAAAGTAAGAAAGCGGCAAATGTCGTTCAGACCCAACTCAAACCATCGATTGAAAAATGGAGACACTCAATTGATCCTGAGTTAGACCACTTTAGAAGGGAAATAGAAGAGATTCAGCAGCAATATAAAAGGTTAGAACGTTCTGTTTATCAAAAATAG
- a CDS encoding tryptophan transporter, with product MKTKELVLLALFMAMGAALHLIIPPSLGSMKPDMLLTMMFLGIILFPRVGNVVLLGLASGILSALTTGFPAGQIPNIVDKFLTAFIFFGLLMALRKIGAQLAKVVVLTAIGTFVSGMIFLGTAFIFFELPDAFLALTVGIVLPAVAVNSILMFIIYPIASKLTQRLQFETPSTQAIVKK from the coding sequence ATGAAAACGAAAGAACTTGTTTTGCTTGCGTTGTTTATGGCTATGGGAGCTGCGTTACACTTAATTATTCCGCCATCACTTGGCAGTATGAAGCCAGATATGTTATTGACTATGATGTTTTTGGGGATAATCCTCTTTCCTAGAGTCGGAAATGTTGTATTATTGGGGCTTGCTTCCGGAATCCTTTCTGCATTAACGACTGGATTCCCAGCTGGACAAATTCCAAATATAGTTGATAAATTCCTTACAGCCTTTATCTTTTTTGGATTATTAATGGCTTTAAGAAAAATTGGTGCACAACTAGCAAAGGTAGTTGTTCTTACTGCAATTGGTACATTCGTATCAGGGATGATTTTTTTAGGAACAGCTTTCATCTTTTTCGAATTACCTGATGCATTTTTAGCATTAACTGTAGGTATCGTATTACCGGCAGTTGCGGTTAACAGTATTCTTATGTTTATTATTTATCCAATTGCCAGCAAGCTTACACAGCGCCTGCAATTCGAGACACCATCCACGCAAGCAATTGTAAAAAAATAA
- a CDS encoding HIT family protein: protein MNDCIFCKIINGEIPGAKVFENEHVLAFLDISQVTKGHTLVVPKVHKENVFELTPEIAKQIFEVVPSIANAIKEAYQPIGLNLLNNNGEDAGQSVFHFHMHIIPRYGKGDGFGAVWKSHQNEYTGEKLQTIASEISQQLKNSNA, encoded by the coding sequence GTGAATGATTGCATTTTTTGTAAAATCATCAATGGGGAAATCCCAGGTGCTAAAGTTTTTGAAAATGAGCATGTTTTAGCCTTCCTTGATATCAGCCAGGTTACAAAGGGTCATACACTGGTTGTGCCAAAAGTACATAAAGAAAATGTATTTGAACTAACTCCTGAAATTGCTAAGCAAATATTTGAAGTTGTTCCTTCGATTGCAAATGCCATTAAAGAAGCCTATCAGCCAATCGGTCTTAACCTTTTAAATAATAATGGTGAGGATGCAGGTCAGTCTGTTTTTCATTTCCATATGCATATCATTCCGCGTTATGGAAAAGGCGATGGCTTTGGTGCCGTTTGGAAGTCCCATCAAAATGAATATACCGGTGAAAAATTGCAGACGATTGCAAGCGAAATTAGTCAGCAGCTTAAGAACAGTAATGCATAA